The following are from one region of the Thermomicrobiales bacterium genome:
- a CDS encoding nucleoside phosphorylase, with product MIDSFPLFEFDEDRTAIIEPHHVLVEREDFPKHAVICFFHDVLGDLRARETTEVIGFLTSEAGPNPMLRVEIDGTPIVAIQPGIGAPMAAFVLEELIALGARTVVACGGAGVLDRGIDVGQLMIPTSAVRDEGTSFHYVPAAREIAQDAGMVSTIATTLERHGVGYRLGKTWTTDAIYRETRARVARRQAEGCAMVEMEASALFAVGAFRGVPVGQILYGGDDVSGLGDWDPRDWDKHTIRERLFWLAAESCLAYQPASS from the coding sequence ATGATCGATTCGTTTCCACTCTTCGAATTCGACGAAGACCGCACCGCCATCATCGAGCCGCATCACGTGCTCGTGGAACGGGAGGATTTCCCGAAGCACGCGGTGATCTGCTTTTTTCACGATGTGCTGGGCGACTTGCGCGCCCGGGAGACGACGGAGGTCATCGGGTTTCTGACCAGCGAAGCCGGTCCCAATCCGATGCTGCGAGTGGAGATCGATGGAACACCGATTGTCGCGATTCAACCCGGCATCGGCGCGCCAATGGCCGCCTTTGTGCTGGAAGAGCTCATCGCGTTGGGCGCGCGCACGGTGGTCGCGTGTGGCGGGGCTGGGGTGCTCGATCGGGGGATCGATGTCGGACAGTTGATGATCCCCACCAGCGCTGTGCGTGACGAGGGAACCTCGTTCCACTATGTCCCAGCCGCCCGCGAGATCGCGCAGGATGCGGGAATGGTGAGCACGATTGCGACAACACTGGAACGGCACGGCGTCGGCTATCGATTGGGCAAGACCTGGACCACCGACGCCATCTACCGGGAGACCCGGGCCAGGGTCGCGCGGCGGCAGGCCGAAGGGTGCGCCATGGTGGAGATGGAAGCCTCGGCGCTCTTTGCGGTTGGGGCATTTCGTGGTGTGCCGGTTGGGCAGATTCTTTACGGGGGAGACGATGTCAGCGGGTTGGGCGATTGGGACCCGCGCGACTGGGACAAGCACACGATCCGTGAACGCCTCTTCTGGCTCGCCGCCGAAAGCTGCCTGGCGTACCAACCAGCCTCCTCATAA
- a CDS encoding membrane dipeptidase gives MIVIDSHLDIAMNAFYLDRDLRKSVAGIREDEAHMTEKGRGNNTLSFPEMRRTEMALCFCTMIARTKSGRHDMIDVRTQEIAYARAQGELAFYREMERQGDIRMISDWPQLDAHMKEWNADPENTPLGMILTMEGADPIVDLDQLGLWWKDGLRALSLAHYGPSEYAHGTESLGGLTERGKALLEEMNETSLVLDITHLNDQSFWEAVEIFTGPIWASHSNCRALVPGDRQLTDQMLQHIIERDGVIGCALDAWMVVPNWIRGESTPEICSMEDYVDHIDHICQLAGNANHAAIGTDLDGGYGTEQTPRDLDTIYELQSIPGRLRARGYAEDDIEKIMHGNWLRMLERVWTSEA, from the coding sequence GTGATCGTCATCGACAGTCATCTCGACATTGCCATGAACGCGTTCTATCTCGACCGTGACCTGCGCAAGAGCGTGGCCGGGATTCGGGAGGACGAAGCGCACATGACCGAGAAGGGGCGCGGCAACAACACCCTTTCTTTCCCGGAAATGCGGCGCACCGAGATGGCGCTCTGCTTCTGCACGATGATCGCGCGCACGAAATCGGGTCGACACGACATGATCGACGTGCGCACCCAGGAGATCGCATACGCGCGGGCGCAGGGTGAGCTTGCGTTCTATCGGGAGATGGAGCGGCAAGGCGATATTCGCATGATCTCCGACTGGCCCCAGCTCGACGCCCATATGAAGGAATGGAACGCCGATCCGGAAAACACGCCCCTCGGGATGATCCTGACGATGGAAGGGGCCGACCCGATTGTCGATCTCGACCAGCTCGGGCTTTGGTGGAAGGACGGACTGCGGGCGTTGAGCCTGGCGCACTACGGTCCGAGCGAGTATGCGCACGGTACCGAAAGCCTGGGTGGGTTGACCGAACGGGGCAAGGCGCTGCTGGAAGAGATGAACGAGACCAGCCTGGTGCTGGATATCACCCACCTCAACGACCAATCGTTCTGGGAGGCGGTGGAGATCTTCACGGGGCCGATCTGGGCCTCGCATTCCAACTGCCGCGCGTTGGTGCCCGGCGACCGCCAGCTCACCGACCAGATGCTCCAGCACATCATCGAGCGGGACGGGGTCATCGGCTGCGCGCTCGACGCCTGGATGGTGGTGCCGAACTGGATTCGGGGCGAAAGCACCCCCGAAATCTGCAGCATGGAAGACTACGTCGATCACATCGACCATATCTGCCAGCTGGCCGGCAATGCCAATCACGCCGCCATTGGAACCGACCTGGACGGCGGTTACGGCACCGAGCAAACCCCGCGCGACCTCGACACGATTTATGAGTTGCAGAGCATCCCGGGCCGGCTGCGCGCCCGCGGGTACGCCGAGGACGACATCGAAAAGATCATGCACGGCAACTGGCTGCGCATGCTCGAACGGGTGTGGACCTCCGAGGCGTAG